The genomic segment ATTCAGATTAATATTTTCCTGATAAGAAAAGCGCTCTTTCAGCTGGCGGTGATACCTCCGAATCATAAAGATAAGCAATATAAAGGTAGAGCATCCATAAATGGTTCCCCAGACAGAAAGCACATAAAACCAGATGATATTATGGGTAAAAATATAGAACACCGGCAACAAGAGGAAAGGCAATTCCAGCATCAAAGCTTTTACCCATCTGAACCAGCCCGGCTTCACCAGCTCCATCAACACAAAGCTGTAGAACGGAATAATCATCATATCCAACGAAGACGTAAGATACCACGCATGCTCGTTGTCAAAACCATAAATCAGAAAGAAAACCATGTCCTTTACCAACTGCAGGTCGACCACAATCATGAGCCACATAATCATCCGAAAGAGCATCTCCTTTCCTTTTCTCCAAAACAGGAAAGCCATCATGGAGAAGAACATCATGCTCATACCATAAATAAAACTCGTTACCGAATCCATGTCTACTTTCTATATAAATAAACAAAAAGACACACCTATGGAGAGATATTCTAACATTCCAAAGGTGTGCCATGATATAAATTTAATGCCTTATATAATTAAGGTGTAGTATTAAATGAAATAACCTAATTAGTCGATTTCCTCATCGGCCTCGTAACCTCCCATCTCACGGATAGCATTCTTCAGCATCGTATACTGCTGGTAGAGATGGTTTACAGGCTCTTCACCCTTAGTATAATCGTGCATAGGTGCCTTGAGGAAGAAACTCAAGAAACGCTGGATTCCGAAACGGCCTGCACGAGCAGCAAGATCGCTCAACAATGTAAGGTCGAGCAGCAATGGAGCAGCAAGGATAGAGTCACGGCAGAGGAAGTTAATCTTAATCTGCATTGGGTAACCCATCCAGCCGAAGATATCGATATTATCCCAACCCTCCTTGTTATCGTTACGAGGTGGATAATAGTTGATACGAACCTTGTGATAGTACTGAGTATCTTCATCGTTACCATGACCATAGAGATCTGGCTGAGCTTCTGGTTTCAGGATTGTCTCAAGAGTTGAGAGTTTACTTACCTCCTTGGTATGGAAATTAGCTGGTTCATCGAGAACGAGACCATCACGGTTGCCGAGAATATTGGTAGAGAACCAGCCATTCAAGCCGAGACAACGGGTACCGATGATAGGAGCGAAACCACTCTTGACAAGAGTCTGACCTGTCTTGAAGTCCTTACCGGCGATAGGCATCTTGGTCTTCTCTGCGAGTTCCCACATAGCAGGAATATCAACAGTTGTATTAGGAGCACCCATGATGAAAGGAGCACCCTCTGTCAAAGCAGCATAAGCGTAGCACATGGATGGAGCTACATGCTGGCGGTCGTCAGCCTTCATTGCAGCCTCAAGTGCTGCCAATGTACCATGAATCTTCATATCTACAGGAACATAGATTTCGGTAGATGCTGCCCAGATAACAACGATACGGGCACAACCGTTCTTCTCCTTGAAGTCGCGGATATCCTGACGAAGAGCCTCTACCATCTCCCAGCGGGTCTTGCAATCCTTCACATTGTCGCCATCAAGACGCTTTGCATAGTTCTTGTCGAATGCAGCCTTCATTGGTACTACCTTCTCCAACTCCTCGCGTACAGGGTTGATATCTTTCTCCTTCAATACCTCAGCATACATAGCTGCCTGATAAGCATTCTGCGGATAAACATCCCAAGTACCGAATACGATATCATTAAGGTCTGCAAGAGGAACGATGTCCTTGTAGTGCAGATATTTCTTGTCTGCACCCTTGCCAACACGAATCTTGTCGTACAGAGTCATTGAACCTACTGGCTTCGCAAGGCCCTTACGAGTCATGAAAACACCGGTCATGAAGGTAGTAGCTACTGCGCCACAACCAACAACCAAGATTCCCAGCTTACCTTCTGCTGGTTTAACATTCATTTTTTCCATCTTCTAAAGGTTTATTTTATATTAAGTTGATTATAATCTAAGAATTGTGTCTGCAAAGATAACAAAAACTAATTGAACCGATGCGGTTTCCGTAAA from the Segatella copri genome contains:
- a CDS encoding inositol-3-phosphate synthase, whose translation is MEKMNVKPAEGKLGILVVGCGAVATTFMTGVFMTRKGLAKPVGSMTLYDKIRVGKGADKKYLHYKDIVPLADLNDIVFGTWDVYPQNAYQAAMYAEVLKEKDINPVREELEKVVPMKAAFDKNYAKRLDGDNVKDCKTRWEMVEALRQDIRDFKEKNGCARIVVIWAASTEIYVPVDMKIHGTLAALEAAMKADDRQHVAPSMCYAYAALTEGAPFIMGAPNTTVDIPAMWELAEKTKMPIAGKDFKTGQTLVKSGFAPIIGTRCLGLNGWFSTNILGNRDGLVLDEPANFHTKEVSKLSTLETILKPEAQPDLYGHGNDEDTQYYHKVRINYYPPRNDNKEGWDNIDIFGWMGYPMQIKINFLCRDSILAAPLLLDLTLLSDLAARAGRFGIQRFLSFFLKAPMHDYTKGEEPVNHLYQQYTMLKNAIREMGGYEADEEID